From the Paenibacillus sp. MMS20-IR301 genome, the window CAGGATTACTTCTCCCGGGTCATAAGCACCTAACAGCAGATATGCAGTGAGGCAAATTGTACAGCTGTACGCTACTACAAATACAGTGCCGAGTATATACGTTAAGATTAATTTGCCGGCGAAATAGCATTTACGCGAAACCCCTGAGACCAGTACATTATTAACCGTGCGGCTTGTGAAATCGGTCTGCCAGGTGAACAGGTACACGGGTATGAACATCACCGGCAATACAAGCGTTCCGCTTTTCATCCCCTGCAATATCACTGCAACCGGAGTCTGTTCTCCCGCTGTCTTGACGAGTACAGCAGCTATACATATGACTGCCAGCGTAATGAGCAGCAGCCGCTTGTTCTTCCATACCCGGTAAATATCCGCCTTCAATAACAGCTTCATAGGGCCACCTTCTGTCCGCCTACTACCTGCAGGAAATAGTCTTCCAGCTCTGTCTGCTGGTACAGAAACCGGTATATGGAAATTCCCGCCTCCAGCAAGGCATTGCTGATCCGGATACAGATTTCATCTGAGGCTGTGAATTCGAGGTATCTGTCCTTAAGCTGCACGCTGCCTGTAATGTTACCCTGAATTAAAGCTATGGCCGCGTTATTATCCGAAGTTTCCAGCAGACGGTAGCCGGTTAGCTCCTTCTGCAGATCTTCGTTTGAGAATTCCTGAATTAATGCGCCTTCATGCAGAACACCATATCTCGTAGCAACCAGTGCAAGCTCGGCCAGAAAGTGGCTGGAGATCAGCAGCGTTGTGCCCAGCTCCTGATTAATCTTGGTAATCATCTGCCTGATTTCAATAATCCCCATGGGGTCCAGCCCGTTAACCGGCTCATCCAGGATCAGAAAATCCGGTGCATCCAGAATCGCCAGGCCGATTCCCAGCCGCTGCTTCATGCCGAGGGAGAAGTCCTTTACCTGCTTGCGCTGCGTATGCTCCAGGCCGATGAAGGCTAATGTATCCGCGATCTTGTCCCGGCTGTAACAATTCTTCTGTATACTGCTGTATTTCAGATTCTCCTCTGCTGTCATATCCATATATAACGCCGGGCTTTCAATCACAGCAGCTACCTTCACCTCCGGGCCGGAAAAGCGAAACTCTCCGGAGCTTGGCGTAATGAGTGTGCTCAAGATGCGGATAAAGGTTGTTTTCCCGGCACCATTTTTACCAATCAGACCGTAAATATCCCCTTTATAAATCGTCATATCTATATCACGCAGCACATGGGCTTCTTTATATTTTTTGGAGAGCCTGCTTGTCTTCAGCATAATATCTTTCATCTTTTGTATCACTCCGTTTGGTTTGTCTTGTTCCTGCTGAAGTGATCATAAGACAATCGCGGCGGTTGATTCGCGGTTTTTCCTGAACGGTCCATTTCATTTCCTGTTTGACATGACAAGCTCCCCATTCCAGTTAAGGAAATGAGGAGCGTCTTTGCCATTTTCGTTATTTTATTGGTACATCGTTAACAGTTCTTTTTTACCGCTTCTCGACAGCAGGCATTGTTTCCCGTTCGTCATAAGTACAGTGGAATCTTTATAATTGACCGTGACAATATGGCGTTTATGAATCAGGAAGGAGCGGTGACAGCGGATGAAGCTGCCGCCCACCCGTTCTTCGATGCTTTTCAGGTTATCAAAAAACTCCAGGCAACTGTGCTCCGTGACCAGAAGGACCTTGTGCTTCGCGGCAGACGTCTCGAAATAAATAATGTCATCCAGCTTCATGTAGCGGATTTCATCCGGCTGCCGGATCGTGAAATATTCCGTCTCCCCGCGGTCGCCGGTAAGCATGCGCTCATTAATGCTCATCAGGCATTGCCTGATTCTCGAAGGGATTTGCTGTGGCTCGTCTTTGAGGATATAGTCCATAGCTTCGATCTTATATTTGAAGGTTTCAAACGCCAGCTCACCATGTGTGGTTATGAATATAATGAATCCCCGGGCATCTATCCTTCTGATCTCTTTCGCCAGATCAAAGCCGTTCATGTCAGCGGACAGATCGATATCGAGAAAATAGATTCCCCTCGTCCGCTCCTTCGTAATTCCTTCCAGAATGTCCTGCGGATTAGCCGTAGCCGGCTGCAGCCTCATATCCAGGCTCTCAATCAGTATATATTTCTCAATTACATCCGCAACATGCGTTCTCGCCGCCGGATCATCCTCGCATACATAGACAGGCAGCACCTTAACGCCCACTCCTCTCTTGGTAAGATTTCAAGATTTGCACGAAACACCCGTCCTCTATGCCTGTCTCGGTTACAACATTAGCGTATCTGTTTACAATGGTCCGGTAGCTGTGCAGTCCAATCCCCCGGTTGTCTCCCTTGGTCGAATATCCATTCTTCCAGATCTCACTCACCGAAGGTGCGTTAGCATAATTATTCCGCACAATCAGCACGAACCTGCCTTCATCCTGAATCAGTGCCACCCTTATGAACCCGTCACTTCTCCCCGCAGCCGCTTCAATTGCATTATCGAGCAGAATACCCAGGCAACGGATGAAATCGGTTATCTCCATATAAAGGTCAGAGACGTCCTTCACGGCTTCCAGCGTGAAGTCCACCCGGGCATGCTTGGCTTGGGATAACTTGGCCAGCAGCAGGCCTTTGACTTCATCCAGCTTGACCCGGCTCAAATGGGTCGTTTCCTGAATACTCTGCTCAAGATTATGCTCCAGGTTCAGAATATGCCCCGCAATGAAGCCGAGCGTCTCATGCACCTTATGCTCATCAGCCGTGGCATAGAGACTGGCGATTATATTCTTATAATCATGCCGGAAGCTGCGGACCTCCTGCTGCAGCTGCTCCAGGCTGCCGATATAGGCCTGCTGCTGCTGGAGCATGAACGCCTGCCGCCGGATCTGCTCATTCTTCACTTCGTTACGGTAATAAATTGTCATTAATAACAGCAGGAAGATCACACTGCCGATAATCGTCACAAACGACAATAAGTAGAGCTGCTCAAAGTCCTCTGTCTCGGCCTGAAACTGCACAGACAGGTATTGCATTATTTTAAGCCAGACGAGAATAAAGACTGCCACAAACAAAGTGGTTAGAATACCGCCCCTTCTCACACTATAGATCCGGTCAAACCATAAGCTCAGCTGCTTCCGGCGCAGCATGAACAAACCGCCAGCAGAAAGGCATCACCGGCCAGTGAGATCATTAGCGTCTGCGAATCATACTTTTCCGGCGATAACAGCGAATTAAATGTGGTAGTACTGCCTGTGATGAAGAATGTTTTAAACACTATGTATACGATAATAAAGGCTATGCCCGATGCTCCCGCACTTTGTATTAATGATCCCCGTGATCTTCCAAGCGCCACAACAGCCACAGCAATGACCTGCAGCAGATATGCCGTTAACACCGGATGATCCCAGGACAGGAACAGGGGAACATTGAACAGCAGCATGACGATTAACCAGCAGGACATATATTGCACCAGGCCCATTCTGAGCTGCAGCAGCCTGTCCACAAGATAGAGCTGGCCGAACGCGGACACCCCGTAAAATACAATTGTTAGCAGTAAATTCTCCAGTATGTGCATAATACTTTTCTCCCGGCTTCAGTTCTCCAATCTCTCTCTATTGATTATAACTGCTGCGCTTCGCTTTCCGGAACTCTTTGGGTATTACTTGCTTATGTTTTTTGAAGGATTGTATGAAATGGGTCGGAAATACGGTTAGTGTCATCCAATTATAAAAAAACAAATAACCCGCTAGGCCAAGGTTTCCGGCTAGCGGGTCACAGTTCGTATCGTTAATCAAATAGCGGTGTAGACAAGTAACGTTCGCCGCTATCCGCCAGGAGAACAACAATCTGCTTTCCTTTATTCCCGGGACGCTTGGCAATTTGCGTTGCCGCGTATACCGCTGCCCCGGAGGAAATGCCCACGAGCAGTCCTTCACTTCTGGCCAGCAGGCGTGCCGTTGCGAGCGCCTCCTCATTCTTCACCTTAAACACTTCATCCACAAATTCGCTGTTGTAGTTCTCCGGAATAAAGCCGGAGCCGATTCCTTGAATCCCGTGTGGACCCGGCAATCCGCCGGAAAGCACCGGCGAATCATACGGTTCGACCGCGATAATCTGAACCGGGGCTTTACGCTCCTTCAGCACTTGGCCGACACCTGAAACCGTACCGCCCGTGCCGACACCGGCAACAAAAATGTCCACTTCACCGTCAGTATCACGCCAGATTTCCTCGGCAGTAGTTCTGCGGTGGACCTCCGGGTTGGCAGGATTTTCGAATTGCTGCGGGATATAGGCGTTTGGGGTCTCTGCTGCAATTTCTTCCGCCCGTCTAATCGCCCCTCTCATTCCTTCCGCTTCCGGTGTCAGCACCAGCTCAGCCCCAAGGGCAACCAGAAGCTTCCGGCGTTCAAGGCTGAACACCTCCGGAAGTGTAATAATCAGCCTGTAGCCAAGAGCAGCAGCGGCGAACGCCAGCCCGATTCCGGTATTGCCGCTTGTCGGTTCAATGATGACAGAGTCTTTATTAATTAAGCCCTTTTCTTCGGCATCCTTGATCATCGCAAACCCGATGCGGTCCTTCACACTCCCCGCAGGATTGAAATATTCCAGCTTGGCAATCAGGCTGGCTTCAAGCGCCTGGGTCTGGCTGTATCTTGATAAAGCCAGTAAAGGGGTATTGCCAATCAAATCCGTAAGATTGTGGTGAATACTAGCCACTCAAATCCCTCCATGACATTAATCCATACTTTTTCAATATGGTTTTAATGTTATCATAGAGGATTACGCTTCACAATTCCTTGTTTTACCTTTATCTCCGGTTGAACAATTCCAGCTTGGCATTAACCGGTTATTTTTTTACAGCCCCATACCATTCTCTTGCCCGCTTGGTAACCTCTTCACCGCCTGATTTATTCCACTTCTCGACGAATTCATCGAATTTCTCAATCGGATACTGGCCGATGATAATCTTGGTGGCGTATTCAATATACAGCGTACGGTTCTGGATATCAGCGAAGCCCTCATATACACTGGACGGCATGCCATCACCGGCAATAGACTTCACGTATTGCTGGGCATCTTCTAAATCTTTGACGGTCTGGTCCACAGACCACATATTATCTGACGATGCTGTGCTCTTCAGAAGATCGACAGTGAAATCAAGCGTCGCCAGAGCGGAGGCAGGATTGAATATTCCCACATTTTCCTGGGTGCTCTTGTCATCCGGCAGCTTAATTGCTTTTCCGTCTACGATTGTATGGTGCATTCCTTCCACACCCAGATACAGGTCTTTCCAGTTATCTTTATCGTACAGGTTATTCAGCAGGGTCAACGTTGCCAACAGCTTCGTTTCATCCTTGCCCGCTTTGACCACCCATTGCGGATCAATTCTTCTTTTCGCCGTGTAGAAACCTTCATAGCCTGGAACTTCAAGGATAGGAAGTACAGAGAATTCCCCTTTTACTCCGGTGTTCTTATTCATATCATCCAGATACTGATTGGTTTTCTCCGTCCACTGGAAGTAGTTTCCGACCTTGTCGCCTGAAACCTTGCCGTCCCATTTGGCTTTATCGTTCAATAGAGCTTCCTGGTCAACTAATCCATCCTTATACAGCTTGGCAATGAACTCCAGGGATGCTCTCATATTAGGCGTCACTGCGGAATACGTCAGCTGTCCGTCATAGATATCCCAATCCGGATTACCTTCGAACATCGCTACACCATACATTGCGAACAGATGGTCCATCCAGCGTGCTTCTTGACGGCCGCCGGTCGGCTGCTCATCCTTTTGCCCGTTTCCGTTAGGGTCCTGATCCCGGAATGCTTCAAGCACCTTCACATATTCTTCTTGAGTCTTAGGCATCTGGAGGCCCAGTTTGTCCAGCCAGTCCTGGCGGATCAACCCGGCATATCTGCCGTAATCCACTACCTGCGGGATATAATAGATTTTCCCCTGGCCGGTAGGATCGTTAGCTTTCACGACATTCCATACATCCTCAGGGATATTGTTCCAGACATTAGGCGCATATTTCGGCAGAAGCTCGGTCAGGTCGGCAATAGCACCGTTTTTGGCCAAGCTGTCCTCGTTACCGCCATAAGGCAGGAATAAGTCAGGAACTTCGCCGGAGGCAATTTTCAGGTTCAGCTGATTTAAGTAGTTGGTGCCGCCGCCCCATTCCACATAGGGATTAATTACGCCGACCCCCAGCTTTTCTTTAATGAATTCATACGTCTGGCTGCCTTTTTCAATAGGCTTGAAGCCGACATTGGTACCCCACACCTCAATATCAACATTCTTATAGTCCTGGGCTGCGGTTGAAGACGGATCAGCGGATGAGGCTGGTGCTGAAGATGAGGCAGGTTCTGGAGCCGGTGCTGCAGAATTATTGTTGTTACCACAGCCAGTGATAGCTGTAAGACTCAAAGCACAAACCGCTGTTAATGTGACAAGCTTTTTGCTTAGCATGCCGTAATTCCCCCTATAAAATATAGTTGTATATGTTCTAAGGCTCTATGAGCCGTAAAACCGCCACTTAAGTTAACCTTCGGTTTCTATCACTCTATGATTCCGTATACATCACCTTCGGTAATACCCTGCTCATTAAAGGCATCCACTCTGACATATAGGGACTGGCCTCTAATTAAAGCGCCGATCTCTGCCTTGTTCTGCCCAAAAACCGTATAGCTGTGATACAGCTTATCCGGAGCGAAGCCCCACAGCACATTGTGTCCTACAGCTGTACTCTTCTCCCAGGTAACGGCCAGATCCAGTTCGCTAAGCAGCCTGGTTTGAATTCCCTCCGGCTTGACCGGCAGTTCACCTTCCCCGCGTCCAAATATCCGCAGACCGGAAATACAGGCGTTCTGCCGGAAGGGAAGCTCCTCAACCGTACATCTGATGTAGCGCACCTTCATTCCCGCTTCGTGTACCACAAGGTCATGCGGCAGATTAGATTCTGCTTGCAATTTATCTTCAATTACGAAATAATCCGCTCCGTCAACCGAGCCTTCCAGAAGCCACCGGGTCACATGCTTACGGTCATCAATATACCTTTTCGTCTTATTCACGACTCCGATTTCAAACAGCTCTGCCCCTTCAGGAACAGGATGATTCAATTGATCATCGGCAAAATTAATCTGTACCGCATGCACATCAGTGATACGCTCCAGATCGACCTCAAGCCATTCCCCCGGCTGGTCCGAGGCCGCCTTCCACCAGCTCTGAACATTCTCATCTGTAGCCCTGGAGGCTTCCTTGCCTTTCTCGGAAGAAGATGCCCTGGCCGGCTTGCCGTAAGAGAGCAGCATCCACTCCGGATTGCTCCATGGGTCAAGTGAAGTCTCCGTAATCTTCATAGGCCAGTCCCCGTAGCGCTGATTGCAGAACAGCTCCCCGTCCTGGTCGAAGCCGGCCGGCCATAGCCCCAGCCGTCTTTCAAAGGGATGATTCACGCTGACTCTCATCGTTGAGGTATGCCACCAGTTTCCGGCTTTGTCCTGCAATGTGGATCCGTGGCCCGCGCCCGGGATGAATCCGCCCGGTTTATAGGAATAGGGATTATTCTTGGCCGGAGTGAACGGTCCCAGCGGCTGATCCGATATATACACAGCATCGGAATAGATATTGTATTGCGTGCCCGGACTGGAGTATTGCAGATAATACCGGCCGTTGTATTTATCCATCCATGCCCCCTCGATATACGGCTCATCCGCAACATCACTCTTGTTGTCTGCTGTTCGCATGAAAGTATGATTGTCCCCGCCTCTTTCATATCCGTGCAGCTTAGGCTGGCCAAATATAAGTTCCGCTGGTTGGCCAATCGGCTGCATATCCTCCGGGTTCAGCTCCACACCATAGATAGGAGTGATCTGGGCGCAGCCCCAGTAGAAGTACATGCGGCCGTCATCATCGATGAATAAATTCGGGTCCCAGAAAGGGAATGATCCGGGAATCTCTTCGAATTCACCCTGAACAGGATCTTTAGTTCTGTAGAAGGAGCAATTTTTACTTTTGGAGGAGGCCGAGAAGTAGATGTATTCCCCGGCTCCCCGTACATCCGGAGCATAGTCATGCACCGGTACACCTTTCAGGGGATGGAATGCCCAGTGTACCAGATCATCGCTGGCAAGGAATCCCGCTGTCATTGAAGGGAACAGATAATATTTATCCTTGAACAGAATCAATGACGGGTCCGCCGCTTCTCTGGCTATACTCCGCTTGTGGTAATCAATGAACTGATATTTGTAGTCCATATTGACCGGATTGCAGACATATTTCATCAGAATTCCCTCATTTGTATTTATACATTTTAACTTTCAGCGCTGCGGGCTTGCTCTTGACTGAGATTCTGCTGGCTTCATCACCGTTCAGTACTCTGCTCATACACCACACATCGTTAACAAACATTCCCTCTTCGATGCGGATATAATCCGCCATTGCCTGCTCGCCGCGTTTCGGGAGCCATTCTGCGGTAAACCGCATTCCGGCTATAATGAACTCATCCTCCGCGGTCTGGATTACAAGCCCGCCCGAGACAGGCTGACGCTCTTCCTTGCGCTGGTACGTAATTTGGATATCGTAGCCGGCAAAGGGCAGGATCGTTCCCCGTTCATGATTCTGCAGGAAGCCTCTCATACAACCGGTGCCTCTATACCCGCTGATAGTATGGATCATGCTCCCCAGCAGGCGATAGCTGTCAGCAAGGAAAGGACCGGTGCCATTCAAAGTGAAACCTGATTTGTCTATGTTGAGAGTCAGAAGCAGAGCAGCATCAGCACCGCTGTCTCCATCCGCAGGCTCTTTAAGGAAGTCTTCGATACCAAACGGGGCAAAGCATAATGCGTTATGTTTACCGACCGCATAGAATACATTGGCTGCTGAATCAAGATCTCTGCGCGCCTCAGGAATGAACAGCGGATTCCCGCCTGCTGTATATTCCGCGCATATTCCGGCAAAGTCAGGCAGATAAATGTCCGGGGCGTACAGGGCTATGGAAGGCGCTGCAAGCTTCCAGATCTTCATCATCTTCGCAACCGGCCCGCCGCTGGGATAGGCTCCCGGACGCTTCGGGAACTGCTCCAGCCAGGCATTCACAAACAGCGGCAACGGATATTCCTTGGCACCTGAGCTTGCGATTTGCTCTACCGCACAAGCGTAATGGTAGGCCATGAAGGATTCGTCGGCCTCTTCTCCAAACACCTCGCTCCATGTGCCGGTCCGGGCATAGGCCCCGCTTATCAGTGGCGGAACCTCTCCGGCGAACCCGGCTTCTGCCAGGGCAGAATAGTCCCGGGCGCTTGCCAAAAAACCGATTTCGTTCTCAACCTGCACCATAATAACTGTATTCTGCTCCCCGTCAACATCCTTCAGATGCTTCATCAGGCTTGTGAAAGCCTTTGCATCTGCTGCAACAGCAGCCTCGCATAATGGAGAGATCGTAGTAGAAGGAATATCACCTTTGTAGCAGGCCCGGAAATAGGTCGTATAATCCCGTTTCACCCATTCCGGCACATAGGAGGAAACTCCGTTCTTCCACAGTCCGAACCACAGGAAGACAAGCCGCACCTGCTCCTCCCGGGCTTGTTCAATGATTCCGTCAACCAGGGAGTAATCGAACTGATGCTGCACAGGCTCAAGCTGCTCCCAGTATATCGGGACGATCAGCGTATTTAAATGCAAGCCCCTTAAGGAAGGCCAGACCTGTTCCGCCATATAAGTTAAAGACGAAGCGCTGGAATTATGAATCTCTCCGCCCAGGGCAACGAACGGTTTCCCGTCTACCCAAAGGGTCGTAAGCCCTTGATTATCACGTTCAAGATAAGGTATAGATTGCATACCGGCTTCTCCTCTCTGGCTGCTCAGCCTTTAACCGAGCCAATCATGGCCCCTTTGACGAAATATTTCTGCAGGAACGGATACACAATAATGATTGGTGTAATTGCAAAGATAACCGTTGCCGCCCGCAGCGTTCTCTCGTTATACATGAGGTTAACGGATGAAGCGATACCCGGGACAAGCGCATTCTCATCCGTAATGAACTGGCGGATTTTCATCTGCAGCGGGAAGAGATCCGGATTCTGAATGAAGAGCAGCGGATGCTGGAACTGATTCCATAACACCACCCCGTAGAACAAGGCTAACGTAGCTAACACGGCTTTTGACAAGGGAAGCACGAACTGGAACAGCATCCGGAAATATCCGCTGCCTTCCAGGAAGGCCGCCTCCTCCAGCTCTTTCGGGAACTGCTTGAAGAAGGTTCTCATAATAATCAGGTTAAACGGATTAAGAATATGAGGCACAATTAACACTAACGGATTATTATATAAGCCGATGCCCCGCACCGTCAGAAAGTAAGGAATGATTGGCGCTTTAAAGATCATTGCAATCACAACGCCGATCATCAGTACGGAACCCCAGCGGAACTCAGGCTTTGAGAGCGGGTAAGCAAGTAAGGCTGTCATCAAGAGAGCCAGCACCGTTCCGATCAGCGTTGAGCCAAAGGTCAGAAAGAATGATTTCCACAGGTCCAGACGGTCCACAATATAACCCCAGGAAGCAAAGGTGAACTCCTTCGGCCAAAGCGTTACCAAGTTCAGATCTACAACCCGCTTTGAGCTGAATGAGGTAGCCAGAACAGACAACAGAGGAACCAGTGCAATGACCGCCAAGACCAGTAACGCCGCCGTAATTACCGCTGTAAACAGTTTATCTCCTTTAGATTCGTACATCTTACCACAGCCCTCCATCTGACACTTTATTCGAAATTTTGTTGAAGGTATAAACCAGGGTGAAGCCGATTACGGACTGGAATATCCCTACTGCTGTTGCAAAGCTGTACTGTGCCTGCTGAATACCGGTTCGGAATACATAGGTATCCAGGATATCTCCCACGCTGTACGTCATTGGCGTCAGCAGGTTAAACACCTGATCAAAGCCAAGCTCCATGAAATTACCGATATCCAGTAACAGAAGCACCACCACCGTAGGGAGAAGCAGCGGGAACGTAATATGCCGGATCTGTCTGAAACGGGACGCACCGTCAATCATCGCGGATTCATACAGCTGCGGGTCAATGGCGCTGATGGCTGCCATATAGACAATGGTTCCCCAGCCTGCATCTCTCCAGATAGAGGTCAGCACATAGATCGGACGAAAGAACGCACTGTCCTGCATAGCGAGGATTGGTTCATGGCCAAACCAGCCAAGGATGATATTGAAGAATCCGTTAATCGAGAAAAGATCAAACACGATACCGGAAACGATGACCCAGGACAGAAAATGCGGAATGTAGAGTGCGGTCTGCACGCTTTTCTTGACCACAGATTTACGGATTTCATTAATCATGAGTGCAAATAAGACCGGAATCGGAAAGACCAGTACGATCTTCAGCAGGCCAAGGATAAGCGTGTTCCCGAAGACCCGGATGAAATCAGGGTAGTGGAGCAGGCTCTGAAAATGCTTAAACCCTACCCACGGGCTGTCCAGAAATCCTTTGAATACGGAATAGTCCTTGAAAGCGATTACGGTTCCGAACAATGGAATGTATTTGAATACGATTAGAAATAACATACCGGGAATAGCCATCACGTACAGCGGCCATAAATTTTTCATTGCAGAACTCTTCGCTAAACTTTTGTTTTTTTGAACTTTCGTTCGATGTAAATTAACGCTCCCCACATCGTTTCCCTCCAGCTTTATGAATGTATTTGTATTTGATAAGCTCACTATACGGGAGCCCGGAAGACAGCTCAAAGGGGCATTTTTAAGTAAATACAAGGTCATTTTATAGTTTGTATAAAACGCTTTCATCGGAAAATTTTTATATAAACATGAATAATAATCCTTGTTATAGGAATTAAACTTAATAAGAGCCATTCTGGACAGAATGATCCTCTGTTCAGGGATGGCTCATACTTCTTTCTACTAATTTATTAACTTAAAATCCGGACTGGGCCAAGAAGCCCGCTTGGGTCCTGCTGGGCAAATGCCGATAAGAAATCCCTCTCTCTCTTCACGAGCGTATTCGTAACTTCAACCACCAGCCTGTTGGTCCCTTGCTTCAGAAGGCCTGGCTCGATCTCCATGCGGTAAGGCGGACAAATGCGCACACCGGCCCGGCTTCCGTTAATCCATACCTCTGCTGTTTCATGAACACCGCCCAGGTCTATGACAGCCGGTGAAGCAGCCTTATTCCAAGCAAATTCCGTCTCATAGCGGAAGGTGCCGGAGAACCGGGGCAGATAATCCGGCCTGCTCATATTGTGCAGTGACGTCAGCTGCCCCCATTCCGTGAACCTCGGGTATTGCTTGGCTTCAGCAATAGAGACGTTCCACTCCCCTCCGAGCACAAGCTCTGATTCCGCTTGGCCTATGGCCGGAACGGCCTTGCCTGCAATGCCCGGCCCATGGAGAATAAGAACGGACTCATAGGGACTAAGCACAAGCTCTACTTCCAGTCCGTCAGCCCCATTGCGAGTACTTAAAAGCGTCAACCGGTTCAAGAAGGCGTCATAGGCATATAATTCCCCTTGAACAGGCAGAGCGATTGCCGTGCAGATCGTCTGGTACGGATGCTCATTAAAGAACATAAAGACATCCAGCTCATCATGGACATAGTGGTAGTTCCGCAGATACGGCTCATACTGGCCGGCTTTAACATCATAGTATCCATCAGACAGCAGCGCCTCCGCCAGATCTCCCAGCGCAACAACCTGCACAGACTGGTTATCAGCAAGCCGTGACAGTTCGGCTGTATCCTCCACGCCTTCACTTGCCCGGGCTGGCAGGCCGTCCACAAAGCGGATCTCCAGCCCTTGACCGGCAAACTCAGCCAAACGCCGGAGCATGGCTGCCGGAAGTGCTTCTGCATAAGGCACAATTAAGCAGCTGTAGTCCTCGTTCGTCACATGCAGCTTGCCGTTTATTACGCTAGCCATATCGAGCAGAGCATCAACGGGAAGCACGTCGCAGTCAATCTGATGCTGCATCAGCTGCTTCACAGGCTTATGGAAGTACATCGCGGCACCCGACCACTCTGCCTCGGCGTGATACAGGACGGCCGCGGTCGCCACATGTCTGCCGCCGCTAATCAGGTGACTGATCCGGTTCATGTACTGATTTAACCCTTTGTAGTACCGGAATTGCGGATTCTCACCGCTGGCATACATATGCGGCGGGCAGTCCGGATCCGGAAATTTCTTCTGCGAGAAGGCATGCGGCACGAAATAATTCACTCCGCGTACGAGCATATGATCCGTGAGCCATTTCATCAGCTTCAAGCCTTCAGCCCAGCCATAAGCACCGTATACCTCACACATTGTCCGGCCTTGCTTCTTGGGATCAATATGCCCCAGGGACACCCCCAGCTTAGCCAGCCCATAGTGGAAAAATTCGCTGTCTGTTTCCCTCGGCACCATGCGGAATGGAAGCTCATCGAACCCGGGTACAATCTGCCACAGCACTACATCAATACCTGACATGTCTTGCCCCCACAATGAACGGTAGAAATGCCCGGCACCTGAGCCGAGTCTGGCATGCACGTTGTTGTCTTCGAGCACATGCCCGATGTATTCTACCCCGCGCGCCCGGCACCAGTCTCCGATTTGGCTGCAGAAATGCTCTGCATACAGTTTGCTGACAATATTCATATAGGTGTATCTTATATGGTCTGCCCGTTCCCCCGCTTCATACCACAGGAGATACAGCTCTTTACGGTAGTCTTCGCCAAGCGCCTGTTCAAGCAGAGCCG encodes:
- a CDS encoding ATP-binding cassette domain-containing protein; this encodes MKDIMLKTSRLSKKYKEAHVLRDIDMTIYKGDIYGLIGKNGAGKTTFIRILSTLITPSSGEFRFSGPEVKVAAVIESPALYMDMTAEENLKYSSIQKNCYSRDKIADTLAFIGLEHTQRKQVKDFSLGMKQRLGIGLAILDAPDFLILDEPVNGLDPMGIIEIRQMITKINQELGTTLLISSHFLAELALVATRYGVLHEGALIQEFSNEDLQKELTGYRLLETSDNNAAIALIQGNITGSVQLKDRYLEFTASDEICIRISNALLEAGISIYRFLYQQTELEDYFLQVVGGQKVAL
- a CDS encoding GHKL domain-containing protein, which encodes MLRRKQLSLWFDRIYSVRRGGILTTLFVAVFILVWLKIMQYLSVQFQAETEDFEQLYLLSFVTIIGSVIFLLLLMTIYYRNEVKNEQIRRQAFMLQQQQAYIGSLEQLQQEVRSFRHDYKNIIASLYATADEHKVHETLGFIAGHILNLEHNLEQSIQETTHLSRVKLDEVKGLLLAKLSQAKHARVDFTLEAVKDVSDLYMEITDFIRCLGILLDNAIEAAAGRSDGFIRVALIQDEGRFVLIVRNNYANAPSVSEIWKNGYSTKGDNRGIGLHSYRTIVNRYANVVTETGIEDGCFVQILKSYQERSGR
- the cysK gene encoding cysteine synthase A, whose translation is MASIHHNLTDLIGNTPLLALSRYSQTQALEASLIAKLEYFNPAGSVKDRIGFAMIKDAEEKGLINKDSVIIEPTSGNTGIGLAFAAAALGYRLIITLPEVFSLERRKLLVALGAELVLTPEAEGMRGAIRRAEEIAAETPNAYIPQQFENPANPEVHRRTTAEEIWRDTDGEVDIFVAGVGTGGTVSGVGQVLKERKAPVQIIAVEPYDSPVLSGGLPGPHGIQGIGSGFIPENYNSEFVDEVFKVKNEEALATARLLARSEGLLVGISSGAAVYAATQIAKRPGNKGKQIVVLLADSGERYLSTPLFD
- a CDS encoding LytTR family DNA-binding domain-containing protein is translated as MLPVYVCEDDPAARTHVADVIEKYILIESLDMRLQPATANPQDILEGITKERTRGIYFLDIDLSADMNGFDLAKEIRRIDARGFIIFITTHGELAFETFKYKIEAMDYILKDEPQQIPSRIRQCLMSINERMLTGDRGETEYFTIRQPDEIRYMKLDDIIYFETSAAKHKVLLVTEHSCLEFFDNLKSIEERVGGSFIRCHRSFLIHKRHIVTVNYKDSTVLMTNGKQCLLSRSGKKELLTMYQ
- a CDS encoding ABC transporter substrate-binding protein yields the protein MLSKKLVTLTAVCALSLTAITGCGNNNNSAAPAPEPASSSAPASSADPSSTAAQDYKNVDIEVWGTNVGFKPIEKGSQTYEFIKEKLGVGVINPYVEWGGGTNYLNQLNLKIASGEVPDLFLPYGGNEDSLAKNGAIADLTELLPKYAPNVWNNIPEDVWNVVKANDPTGQGKIYYIPQVVDYGRYAGLIRQDWLDKLGLQMPKTQEEYVKVLEAFRDQDPNGNGQKDEQPTGGRQEARWMDHLFAMYGVAMFEGNPDWDIYDGQLTYSAVTPNMRASLEFIAKLYKDGLVDQEALLNDKAKWDGKVSGDKVGNYFQWTEKTNQYLDDMNKNTGVKGEFSVLPILEVPGYEGFYTAKRRIDPQWVVKAGKDETKLLATLTLLNNLYDKDNWKDLYLGVEGMHHTIVDGKAIKLPDDKSTQENVGIFNPASALATLDFTVDLLKSTASSDNMWSVDQTVKDLEDAQQYVKSIAGDGMPSSVYEGFADIQNRTLYIEYATKIIIGQYPIEKFDEFVEKWNKSGGEEVTKRAREWYGAVKK